A portion of the Pectobacterium brasiliense genome contains these proteins:
- a CDS encoding NADPH-dependent oxidoreductase, translating into MNKTIELFTSHRSERSYLDKAIPDDVLDAIIQSAHLAPTSVNSQQVSLIVTRDPERKARIAELAGGQPWIAQAPVFITVVLDMHKTQVGIAMSDKQQHAHESLESLISGTTDVGIALGTLMAAARSFGLGIVPIGGIRRDPQAMIDFLELPELTFPVAGVAIGYVDTPAHQKPRLPLNSFRHDETYHQDVLPAAIEQYNHTLVAHWQQTGRADGDNWGDNTASYYQHIYFPKVLPAILQQGFKLDK; encoded by the coding sequence ATGAATAAAACGATTGAACTGTTCACCTCACACCGCAGTGAACGTAGCTATCTTGATAAAGCGATTCCCGATGACGTGCTGGATGCCATTATTCAGTCTGCGCATCTGGCACCGACGTCCGTGAACTCTCAGCAGGTCTCGCTCATCGTCACCCGCGACCCAGAACGCAAAGCACGCATTGCCGAATTGGCTGGCGGCCAGCCGTGGATTGCCCAGGCACCGGTCTTCATCACCGTAGTGCTGGATATGCATAAAACGCAGGTTGGGATTGCCATGAGCGACAAGCAGCAGCACGCGCATGAAAGCCTCGAAAGCCTGATTTCCGGCACAACGGATGTCGGCATCGCACTCGGCACGCTGATGGCCGCCGCACGCTCGTTTGGGCTGGGCATCGTCCCTATTGGCGGCATTCGTCGCGACCCACAGGCGATGATCGACTTTCTGGAACTGCCTGAACTGACGTTCCCCGTTGCAGGCGTTGCGATTGGCTACGTGGATACCCCAGCGCATCAGAAACCGCGCCTGCCGCTGAATTCCTTCCGCCATGATGAAACCTATCATCAGGACGTTCTGCCTGCGGCGATTGAGCAATATAACCACACGCTGGTGGCACACTGGCAGCAAACCGGCCGCGCAGACGGCGACAACTGGGGTGATAACACCGCCAGCTACTATCAGCACATTTATTTCCCGAAAGTCTTACCCGCGATCCTCCAACAGGGCTTTAAACTGGACAAATAA
- the yqhD gene encoding alcohol dehydrogenase — MLNFTLHTPTKILFGEGQIAELGKEIPADARILITYGGGSVKHNGVLDQVYRALEGRNVREFSGIEPNPTYETLMKAVEVVRAEKIDFLLAVGGGSVVDGTKFIAAAADYQAAQDPWHILQTGGAEIDRGVAMAAVLTLPATGSESNNGAVITRKSTNDKLAFRSRHTQPLFAVLDPVVTYTLPARQIANGVVDAFVHTVEQYLTYSVDAKVQDRFAEGLLLTLVEEGPRALAEPENYKVRANVMWSATMALNGLIGAGVPQDWSTHMLGHELTALHGLDHAQTLAIVLPAMLTARKAQKRDKLLQYAERVWNLRDGSEDQRIDGAIAATRDFFETMGVPTRMSDYQLDGSSIPTLVAKLSEHGLTALGEHRDITLEESKKIYEAAR, encoded by the coding sequence ATGCTAAATTTCACACTTCATACCCCTACCAAGATTTTGTTTGGCGAAGGCCAGATTGCTGAATTAGGCAAAGAAATTCCTGCCGATGCCCGTATCCTCATCACCTACGGCGGCGGCAGCGTGAAGCACAATGGCGTGCTGGATCAGGTCTATCGTGCCTTAGAAGGCCGCAATGTCCGTGAGTTTTCCGGCATTGAGCCGAACCCGACTTACGAAACGCTGATGAAAGCTGTCGAGGTCGTCCGGGCGGAGAAGATTGACTTCCTGCTGGCGGTTGGCGGTGGATCTGTCGTCGACGGCACGAAATTTATCGCTGCCGCCGCAGACTATCAGGCTGCACAAGACCCGTGGCATATTCTGCAAACCGGCGGCGCGGAAATCGATCGCGGCGTCGCGATGGCGGCGGTGCTCACCCTGCCAGCGACCGGTTCGGAATCCAACAACGGCGCGGTCATCACGCGTAAATCGACCAACGATAAGCTCGCTTTCCGCTCACGCCACACTCAACCGCTTTTCGCCGTACTCGACCCAGTCGTGACGTACACCCTACCCGCTCGCCAGATCGCAAACGGCGTGGTCGATGCCTTCGTTCACACCGTTGAGCAGTACCTGACGTATTCCGTCGATGCCAAAGTACAGGATCGTTTTGCAGAGGGCTTACTGCTGACGCTGGTTGAAGAAGGCCCGCGCGCGCTGGCTGAACCGGAGAACTACAAGGTCAGAGCCAACGTAATGTGGAGCGCGACCATGGCGTTGAACGGTCTGATTGGCGCAGGCGTGCCGCAGGACTGGTCAACCCACATGCTGGGACACGAATTAACGGCGCTGCACGGCCTTGACCATGCCCAGACGCTGGCTATCGTTCTTCCTGCCATGCTGACGGCAAGAAAAGCCCAGAAGCGCGACAAGCTGCTGCAATACGCCGAGCGCGTCTGGAACCTGCGTGACGGTAGCGAAGATCAGCGCATCGACGGCGCAATTGCCGCCACACGTGACTTCTTCGAGACAATGGGCGTACCGACCCGTATGTCTGACTATCAGTTGGATGGCAGTTCCATTCCGACGCTGGTCGCCAAACTCAGCGAGCACGGCCTGACCGCTCTGGGCGAACATCGCGACATCACGCTGGAAGAAAGCAAGAAGATTTACGAAGCGGCGCGCTAA
- the ftsP gene encoding cell division protein FtsP, producing the protein MSLSRRQFIQASGLALCAGMTPLAAKASGNPAALPIPPLLESRRGQPLFLTMQRAHWAFSGDRKTSIWGINGRYLGPTVRVYDGDDVKLIYSNRLNEPVAMTIGGLQVPGPLMGGGARIISPGTDWSPVLPVRQPAATCWYHANTPNRMAPHIYNGLAGLWLVEDSTSKSLPLPNHYGVDDFPLIIQDKRLDNFGVPLYNPPSNGGFVGDSLLVNGVQNPFVEVSRGWVRLRLLNASNSRRYVMRLSDGRAMHVIASDQGLLPAPMAVNQLSLAPGERREILVDMSQGEEVTLTAGESAGIMDRLRGLFEPSSILISTQILTLKPTGLLPLVTDNLPMRLLADNIIEGSISRTREFRLGDSLPGINGAMWDMTRADVQTQLGRCERWIIHADTPQAFHIQGVKFLVRSANGRPPAVEDSGWKDTVWVDNDVELLVYFTQPSSMAFPFLYYSQTLELADRGSTGQLIVQSGM; encoded by the coding sequence ATGTCACTCAGCCGACGTCAGTTTATTCAGGCATCGGGCCTTGCGTTATGTGCGGGTATGACGCCACTGGCAGCCAAAGCCAGTGGGAATCCCGCCGCATTGCCGATACCGCCATTACTGGAGTCGCGCCGAGGCCAGCCGCTTTTTCTGACCATGCAGCGTGCCCATTGGGCATTCTCCGGTGACCGTAAGACCTCCATTTGGGGAATCAATGGCCGCTATTTAGGGCCGACGGTGCGGGTTTATGATGGCGATGACGTTAAGCTGATTTACAGCAACCGCCTGAATGAGCCTGTCGCGATGACGATCGGCGGCTTGCAGGTGCCGGGGCCGCTGATGGGCGGCGGGGCTCGCATCATCTCTCCAGGAACCGACTGGTCACCGGTGTTGCCCGTTCGTCAGCCAGCAGCGACCTGCTGGTATCATGCGAATACGCCGAACCGTATGGCCCCGCATATCTATAACGGGCTAGCTGGGCTATGGCTGGTGGAAGACAGCACCAGTAAATCCCTGCCGCTTCCCAATCATTACGGTGTTGATGATTTCCCATTGATTATTCAGGATAAACGACTGGATAACTTTGGTGTCCCTCTCTATAACCCGCCTTCTAACGGTGGGTTCGTGGGCGACTCGCTGCTCGTCAACGGCGTGCAAAATCCCTTTGTTGAAGTGTCCCGTGGCTGGGTTCGCCTGAGATTGCTGAACGCGTCGAACTCCCGACGTTACGTGATGCGGTTGAGTGATGGGCGAGCGATGCATGTGATCGCCAGCGATCAAGGGTTGCTGCCGGCTCCGATGGCGGTAAACCAGCTTTCTCTCGCACCCGGTGAACGGCGCGAAATTCTGGTCGACATGTCGCAAGGCGAAGAAGTGACGCTAACGGCAGGCGAGTCGGCTGGGATTATGGATCGTCTGCGCGGGCTGTTTGAGCCTTCCAGCATCCTGATTTCTACGCAAATACTTACGCTGAAGCCGACGGGGCTGTTGCCATTAGTCACGGATAACCTGCCGATGCGTTTGCTGGCCGACAACATCATTGAAGGTAGCATCAGCCGCACGCGCGAATTCCGTCTGGGTGACAGCTTGCCTGGCATCAATGGCGCGATGTGGGATATGACGCGTGCCGATGTACAAACCCAGCTTGGCCGCTGCGAGCGTTGGATTATCCACGCTGATACGCCGCAGGCTTTCCACATTCAGGGCGTCAAGTTTCTGGTGCGCAGCGCGAATGGTCGGCCACCGGCGGTGGAAGACAGCGGCTGGAAAGATACGGTGTGGGTGGATAACGATGTCGAGCTGCTGGTTTATTTCACGCAGCCTTCTTCAATGGCGTTCCCCTTCCTGTATTACAGCCAGACGCTGGAGCTGGCCGATCGCGGCTCGACAGGACAGCTCATCGTACAGTCTGGGATGTAA
- the dkgA gene encoding 2,5-didehydrogluconate reductase DkgA yields MTQPKVKLADGNIMPQLGLGVWRASSEDTVIAVTEALSIGYRAIDTAAIYKNEEAVGQALSSANLPREEVFITTKLWNGDHTDPQKALEESLRKLRLDYIDLYLIHWPLPQQNTFVDAWRGLIKLQEQGLAKSIGVSNFHIHHLQRLKEETGVLPVIDQVELHPLLQQRQLHAWNATHHIQTESWSPLAQGGEGIFDHPIIRKLATKYGKTPAQIVIRWHLDCGLVVIPKSVTPSRIKENFEVFDFRLDKDELGEIAKLDCGKRLGSDPDEPRND; encoded by the coding sequence ATGACGCAACCGAAAGTTAAGCTGGCGGACGGCAATATCATGCCCCAGTTGGGCCTTGGTGTCTGGCGAGCAAGCAGTGAGGACACGGTGATCGCCGTGACTGAAGCATTGTCCATCGGTTATCGGGCGATCGATACCGCCGCGATTTATAAGAACGAGGAGGCCGTTGGTCAGGCACTGAGTTCCGCGAACCTGCCGCGTGAAGAGGTGTTCATCACCACCAAGCTCTGGAATGGCGATCACACCGATCCCCAAAAAGCGCTGGAAGAGAGCCTGAGAAAACTTCGGTTAGATTATATCGATCTCTACCTGATCCACTGGCCGCTCCCGCAACAGAATACCTTCGTGGATGCCTGGCGCGGACTCATCAAACTTCAGGAACAGGGTCTGGCGAAAAGCATCGGCGTCAGCAATTTCCATATTCACCACTTACAGCGGCTAAAAGAAGAAACGGGCGTCTTGCCGGTTATCGATCAGGTCGAACTTCACCCCCTTCTCCAGCAAAGGCAACTCCACGCTTGGAATGCGACGCACCATATCCAAACTGAATCCTGGAGCCCGCTAGCGCAGGGCGGCGAAGGCATTTTCGACCATCCTATTATCCGTAAACTGGCGACAAAATACGGCAAAACGCCGGCACAGATCGTGATCCGCTGGCATCTCGACTGCGGGCTGGTCGTGATTCCTAAATCGGTCACGCCGTCGCGTATCAAGGAAAACTTCGAGGTGTTTGATTTCCGTCTGGATAAAGACGAGCTGGGTGAAATTGCCAAGCTGGACTGCGGGAAACGTCTGGGATCGGACCCTGACGAACCGAGAAACGACTAA
- the lldD gene encoding FMN-dependent L-lactate dehydrogenase LldD: MIISAASDYRAAAQRILPPFLFHYIDGGAYAEYTLRHNVEDLSQVALRQRVLNDMSALSLETRLFNETLSMPVVLAPVGLCGMYARRGEVQAAQAADAKGIPFTLSTVSVCPIEEVAPTIKRPMWFQLYVLRDRGFMRNALERAKAAGCSTLVFTVDMPTPGARYRDAHSGMSGPNAALRRYWQAATHPQWAWDVGLNGRPHDLGNISAYLGKPTGLEDYIGWLAKNFDPSISWKDLEWIREFWDGPMVIKGILDPEDARDAVRFGADGIVVSNHGGRQLDGVLSSARALPAIADAVKGDIAILADSGVRNGLDVVRMIALGADSVLLGRAYLYALATHGREGVANLLTLIEKEMRVAMTLTGAKSIKTITRDSLVR, translated from the coding sequence ATGATTATTTCAGCAGCAAGCGACTATCGGGCAGCAGCGCAGCGCATCCTGCCTCCTTTCTTGTTTCACTACATTGACGGTGGTGCCTATGCGGAATATACCCTGCGCCACAATGTGGAAGATCTGTCACAGGTAGCGCTTCGCCAGCGTGTTCTCAACGATATGTCCGCTCTCTCGCTGGAGACCCGGCTATTTAACGAAACGTTGTCAATGCCAGTGGTGCTGGCACCTGTAGGCCTGTGCGGTATGTATGCTCGCCGTGGTGAGGTGCAGGCCGCACAGGCTGCGGATGCTAAAGGCATTCCCTTTACGTTGTCGACCGTTTCCGTCTGCCCGATTGAAGAAGTGGCGCCGACGATTAAACGGCCAATGTGGTTCCAGCTCTATGTATTGCGCGATCGCGGGTTCATGCGTAATGCCTTGGAGCGCGCGAAAGCTGCGGGGTGTTCTACCCTGGTGTTTACCGTCGATATGCCGACGCCAGGGGCACGTTATCGTGATGCGCATTCCGGTATGAGTGGTCCGAATGCGGCGCTGCGTCGTTACTGGCAAGCGGCAACGCATCCGCAGTGGGCCTGGGATGTCGGGCTGAATGGACGCCCACACGACTTGGGTAATATTTCAGCTTATCTCGGTAAGCCGACCGGGTTGGAAGATTATATTGGTTGGTTGGCGAAAAATTTTGACCCCTCTATTTCCTGGAAAGATCTGGAATGGATTCGTGAATTTTGGGACGGCCCCATGGTGATCAAAGGTATTCTCGACCCAGAGGATGCTCGTGATGCTGTACGTTTCGGCGCAGACGGTATTGTTGTTTCTAACCATGGTGGGCGCCAACTGGATGGCGTGCTCTCCTCGGCGCGAGCCTTGCCTGCTATCGCCGATGCGGTAAAAGGGGATATCGCTATTCTGGCGGACAGCGGTGTTCGCAATGGTTTGGATGTGGTTCGGATGATTGCATTGGGGGCCGATAGCGTCTTACTTGGGCGTGCGTATCTTTATGCCTTGGCTACACATGGTCGTGAAGGCGTCGCCAATCTGCTGACATTGATTGAAAAAGAGATGAGGGTGGCGATGACGCTGACAGGAGCGAAGTCTATTAAAACAATCACGCGCGATTCTCTGGTGCGATAG
- a CDS encoding 1-acylglycerol-3-phosphate O-acyltransferase, with product MLSILRFFIVVIFSILICIFGLFYCLFSPRNPRHVATFGHLFGRLSVVFGLKVEMRIPEEAAHYGNCIYIANHQNNYDMVTVSSAVQPRTVTVGKKSLLWIPFFGPLYWLTGNLLIDRENRTKAHGTIAQVVKHIKERNTSIWMFPEGTRSRGRGLLPFKTGAFHAAISAEVPIVPICVSTTSNKVKLNRWNNGLVIVEMLPPIDTRAYTKDQVRELAAHCHDVMAAKIAELDAEVAAREAADKK from the coding sequence ATGTTATCCATTTTGCGTTTTTTTATTGTCGTTATCTTTTCGATTTTGATCTGTATTTTTGGCTTGTTTTACTGCCTGTTCAGCCCTCGAAATCCCCGCCATGTCGCGACCTTCGGCCATCTTTTTGGTCGCTTGTCCGTGGTGTTTGGCCTGAAAGTAGAAATGCGGATACCGGAAGAAGCTGCGCATTACGGCAACTGCATCTATATCGCGAATCATCAGAACAACTACGATATGGTCACGGTATCCAGCGCGGTTCAGCCTCGTACCGTTACTGTGGGCAAGAAAAGCCTGCTGTGGATCCCGTTCTTCGGGCCACTGTATTGGCTGACAGGTAACTTGCTGATTGATCGTGAAAACCGTACTAAAGCGCATGGCACCATTGCCCAGGTCGTGAAGCATATTAAAGAGCGCAACACGTCTATCTGGATGTTCCCCGAAGGTACACGCAGCCGTGGACGCGGCCTGCTGCCATTCAAAACGGGTGCCTTTCATGCTGCGATTAGCGCAGAGGTGCCGATTGTGCCGATTTGCGTTTCTACGACCAGCAACAAGGTGAAGTTGAACCGCTGGAATAACGGACTCGTTATCGTAGAAATGTTGCCGCCGATTGATACCCGCGCATATACCAAAGATCAGGTTCGCGAGCTGGCTGCACACTGTCATGATGTGATGGCGGCCAAGATTGCGGAGCTGGATGCGGAAGTCGCGGCGCGCGAAGCCGCAGACAAAAAATAA
- a CDS encoding GntR family transcriptional regulator yields MRELLLWVRDQLAGAPSAPRYMQLASLLESEIGRRKTLSGQFLPAERLIAQQLGLSRVTVSRSLSLLEEKGLIVRQQGVGTRVAQRLNYALSTEDEGFTALILKQGGVAGSLWLEKAIQVPPAAIAAKMSLPEGEAVTYLRRVRLSNGEPVSLETTWIPQEFLPDPEALEQSLYQYWITRGITPDKKRYRFKAIACTAEIAALLGIAAEAPALYCQLHVYNERGELLEYSEAHCRSDVYEIQFAD; encoded by the coding sequence ATGCGGGAATTACTGCTTTGGGTCAGGGATCAACTGGCTGGAGCGCCGTCGGCGCCCCGGTACATGCAGCTCGCGTCGTTGCTTGAATCAGAAATCGGCCGCCGTAAGACGTTATCCGGCCAGTTCTTACCCGCGGAAAGACTGATTGCGCAGCAGTTGGGATTATCGCGCGTAACGGTTTCCCGTTCCCTGTCACTGCTGGAAGAAAAAGGGCTGATTGTGCGACAGCAAGGGGTGGGAACCCGCGTGGCTCAACGGCTTAACTACGCGCTGAGCACGGAGGATGAAGGGTTCACTGCGCTGATATTGAAACAAGGCGGCGTCGCCGGCAGTCTCTGGTTAGAAAAGGCAATACAGGTTCCACCCGCTGCAATCGCCGCGAAAATGTCTCTGCCGGAAGGCGAGGCCGTGACCTATCTGCGACGCGTCCGGCTCAGCAATGGTGAGCCCGTTTCGCTGGAAACGACCTGGATACCGCAAGAATTTCTACCCGATCCCGAAGCGCTTGAGCAGTCTCTCTATCAGTATTGGATTACGCGTGGCATCACACCGGACAAAAAACGCTATCGTTTCAAAGCGATTGCCTGTACGGCAGAAATTGCTGCGCTTCTTGGTATTGCGGCGGAGGCTCCAGCGTTGTATTGCCAGCTGCATGTTTATAACGAACGGGGTGAACTGCTGGAATACAGCGAAGCACATTGCCGTAGCGATGTGTATGAGATTCAGTTTGCTGATTAG
- the parC gene encoding DNA topoisomerase IV subunit A produces the protein MSEMTHDGAESLALRTFTENAYLNYSMYVIMDRALPFIGDGLKPVQRRIVYAMSELGLNASAKFKKSARTVGDVLGKYHPHGDSACYEAMVLMAQPFSYRYPLVDGQGNWGAPDDPKSFAAMRYTESRLSKYAEVLLSELGQGTVDYTPNFDGTMQEPKMLPARLPNILLNGTTGIAVGMATDIPPHNVREVAAAAVMLLENPKASLDELLQHVQGPDFPTEAEIITPRDEVRKLYQNGRGSVRMRAVWKKEDGDVVITALPHQVSGAKVLEQIASQMRAKKLPMVEDLRDESDHENPTRLVLVPRSNRIDMDQVMNHLFATTDLEKSYRVNMNMIGLDGRPSVKGLVEILSEWLVFRRDTVCRRLNYRLEKVLKRLHILEGLLIAFLNIDEVIHIIRTEDEPKPVLMRQFSLSETQAEAILELKLRHLAKLEEMKIRGEQDDLAKERDQLQALLASDRKLSNLIKKEIQADAQAYGDERRSPLHERGEAKAMSEHDFVPSEPVTIVLSEMGWVRSAKGHDIDPAGLSYKAGDSFRAAAKGKSNQPVVFIDSTGRSYALDPITLPSARGQGEPLTGKLTPPPGATIEQVLMAADDQPLLMASDAGYGFVCTFNDLVARNRAGKAIITLPDNAKAFAPIEIKGDDNLLMAITAAGRMLLFPVSDLPQLSKGKGNKIVSISSADFAEGKDRLTWLYLLPPQASVTLYFGKRKLVLRPNELQKYQGERGRKGTLLRGLQRIDRIEVDAPQQISTGSSEE, from the coding sequence ATGAGTGAGATGACTCATGACGGCGCAGAAAGCCTTGCGCTGCGCACGTTTACCGAAAATGCATACCTAAATTATTCCATGTACGTCATCATGGACAGGGCATTGCCGTTCATTGGCGATGGCCTGAAGCCTGTGCAGCGTCGCATCGTGTATGCGATGTCTGAGCTGGGACTGAATGCCAGCGCCAAGTTTAAAAAATCCGCCCGTACCGTGGGTGACGTGCTGGGTAAATACCACCCGCACGGCGACAGCGCCTGCTATGAAGCGATGGTGCTGATGGCGCAGCCGTTCTCTTATCGCTATCCGCTGGTGGATGGTCAGGGGAACTGGGGGGCGCCGGACGACCCGAAATCCTTCGCCGCCATGCGCTATACCGAATCGCGGCTCTCCAAATATGCAGAAGTGCTGCTGTCTGAACTCGGGCAGGGCACGGTCGATTACACCCCGAACTTTGACGGCACGATGCAAGAGCCGAAGATGCTGCCTGCGCGTCTGCCTAACATTCTGCTGAACGGCACTACCGGGATCGCCGTCGGGATGGCCACGGACATACCGCCGCACAACGTGCGTGAAGTTGCCGCCGCCGCGGTCATGCTGCTGGAAAACCCGAAAGCCTCGCTGGACGAGTTATTGCAGCATGTTCAAGGGCCGGATTTCCCGACAGAAGCTGAAATCATCACGCCGCGCGATGAAGTGCGCAAACTCTACCAGAATGGCCGTGGTTCCGTGCGTATGCGTGCGGTGTGGAAGAAAGAAGACGGTGATGTCGTGATTACCGCGCTGCCACATCAGGTTTCCGGTGCCAAAGTGTTGGAGCAGATTGCCAGCCAGATGCGTGCGAAGAAGCTGCCGATGGTCGAAGACCTGCGTGATGAATCCGATCACGAGAATCCAACCCGTCTGGTACTGGTGCCACGCTCAAACCGGATCGATATGGATCAGGTGATGAACCACCTGTTCGCCACGACCGATCTGGAAAAAAGCTATCGCGTTAACATGAACATGATCGGTCTGGATGGTCGCCCGAGCGTGAAAGGGCTGGTCGAGATCCTGAGCGAATGGCTGGTATTCCGTCGCGACACCGTGTGCCGCCGTCTGAACTACCGCCTGGAAAAAGTGCTCAAGCGCCTGCATATCCTTGAAGGCTTGCTGATCGCGTTCCTGAATATTGATGAAGTCATTCATATCATCCGCACGGAAGATGAGCCGAAGCCCGTTCTGATGCGCCAGTTCAGCCTGAGTGAAACGCAGGCTGAAGCGATCCTGGAGCTGAAATTACGTCATTTGGCCAAGCTGGAAGAGATGAAAATCCGCGGTGAGCAGGACGATCTGGCAAAAGAGCGCGATCAGCTTCAAGCGCTGCTGGCGTCAGACCGTAAGCTCAGCAACCTGATTAAGAAAGAAATTCAGGCGGATGCGCAAGCCTATGGTGACGAACGTCGTTCACCGCTGCACGAACGTGGCGAAGCGAAAGCGATGAGTGAGCACGACTTTGTGCCGTCCGAACCGGTTACCATTGTGCTGTCAGAAATGGGCTGGGTACGGAGCGCGAAAGGGCATGACATCGATCCTGCCGGACTGAGTTACAAAGCGGGCGATAGCTTCCGCGCCGCCGCGAAAGGTAAGAGCAATCAGCCCGTGGTGTTCATTGACTCCACCGGTCGTAGCTATGCGCTGGATCCGATCACGCTGCCTTCTGCGCGCGGTCAGGGTGAGCCGCTGACGGGCAAACTCACGCCGCCGCCGGGCGCGACGATTGAACAGGTGCTGATGGCCGCAGACGATCAGCCGCTGCTGATGGCATCCGATGCGGGCTACGGCTTCGTCTGTACCTTCAACGATCTGGTGGCGCGTAACCGCGCGGGTAAAGCGATTATTACGCTGCCGGATAACGCGAAGGCGTTCGCACCGATCGAGATCAAAGGCGACGATAATCTGCTGATGGCGATCACCGCCGCAGGCAGAATGCTGCTGTTCCCAGTCTCCGATCTGCCACAGCTGTCGAAAGGCAAGGGTAACAAGATTGTGTCTATCTCCTCGGCTGATTTTGCGGAGGGTAAAGACCGTCTGACCTGGCTGTATCTGCTTCCACCACAGGCTTCCGTCACGCTGTACTTCGGTAAGCGTAAGCTGGTGCTGCGTCCAAACGAGCTTCAGAAGTATCAAGGAGAGCGTGGGCGGAAAGGCACATTGCTGCGTGGGCTACAGCGCATTGACCGAATTGAGGTGGATGCACCACAGCAGATTAGCACCGGCAGCAGCGAAGAATAA
- a CDS encoding AraC family transcriptional regulator, producing the protein MLTDSQSMSTESQCEQLVQKQDVQKQDAQHPAEQQQSVRQRIVQQAIRCSAKSWATPSLVPQVKILYTEQHHPRVPVMYEPTIVIIFQGQKIGYLGGKTFQYDPENYLLMTVPLPFECETIASVEHPLVGMAIRIDIQMLQDLLIDIGDDDSAIRPCSCTCGVNSAPLTDEILCAVERLLDAMNNPRDARVLGPAIVREIIYHMLCGERGAALQALVNRHTHFSQIARSLRRIENHYADSLNVEQLAAEVNMSVSAFHHNFKAVTNTSPLQYLKSYRLHKARVLMINEGLRAGVAAARVGYESVSQFSREFKRYFGATPSDEVTRAKASNMAVEES; encoded by the coding sequence ATGTTGACGGACAGCCAAAGCATGTCGACGGAAAGCCAATGCGAGCAGCTTGTTCAGAAACAAGATGTTCAGAAACAAGATGCACAGCATCCAGCAGAACAGCAGCAAAGCGTGCGGCAGCGCATCGTGCAGCAGGCAATACGGTGTTCAGCTAAAAGCTGGGCCACGCCTTCGCTCGTCCCGCAGGTCAAAATTCTGTATACGGAACAGCACCATCCGCGTGTGCCGGTGATGTATGAACCGACGATCGTCATCATTTTTCAGGGCCAAAAGATTGGTTATTTGGGCGGGAAAACGTTCCAGTATGACCCGGAAAACTACCTGTTGATGACGGTGCCGCTGCCGTTCGAATGTGAAACGATAGCCAGCGTTGAACACCCGCTGGTGGGGATGGCGATCCGTATCGATATCCAGATGCTTCAGGATTTGCTGATCGACATCGGTGACGATGACAGTGCGATCCGTCCTTGCTCCTGTACGTGCGGTGTGAACAGTGCCCCGCTGACCGATGAAATTTTATGTGCCGTTGAACGGCTGCTGGATGCGATGAATAACCCGCGTGATGCTCGCGTGCTGGGGCCAGCGATTGTGCGCGAGATTATCTATCATATGCTCTGCGGTGAACGTGGTGCGGCGTTACAGGCGCTGGTGAATCGGCACACGCACTTCAGCCAGATTGCTAGGTCTCTGCGACGTATTGAAAACCACTATGCCGATAGCCTGAATGTGGAACAGCTGGCGGCTGAAGTGAACATGAGCGTTTCGGCGTTTCATCACAACTTTAAGGCCGTCACCAACACATCGCCGTTGCAGTACCTGAAATCTTACCGCTTACATAAAGCGCGTGTGTTGATGATCAACGAGGGGCTGAGAGCGGGCGTTGCGGCGGCCCGCGTAGGGTATGAGAGCGTGTCGCAGTTTAGCCGGGAATTTAAGCGCTATTTCGGTGCGACGCCGAGCGATGAAGTCACGAGAGCAAAGGCCAGTAACATGGCGGTAGAGGAAAGCTGA